A region from the Triticum aestivum cultivar Chinese Spring chromosome 3D, IWGSC CS RefSeq v2.1, whole genome shotgun sequence genome encodes:
- the LOC123074946 gene encoding transcription factor LAX PANICLE 1-like — MDPYHYENIHDPHGGCSFPIHPQPPLLLHHYPAAALAESRVSRGGAGRRRPGAKLSTDPQSVAARERRHRISDRFRVLRSLVPGGSKMDTVSMLEQAIHYVKFLKAQVSLHQAALVQHEEGCGGVGHGEFTGAAGEVTAMELPAAQALQEVMSRYYAAAHQVEELDLCAGQMSSSSHDLPPLPSCVFDEESAAACYSGCSLQAEEIAHAHASY, encoded by the coding sequence ATGGATCCATATCACTACGAAAACATCCATGACCCACACGGCGGCTGCAGCTTCCCCATCCACCCGCAGCCGCCTCTCCTCCTCCACCACTACCCGGCCGCCGCGCTCGCGGAGAGCCGGGTCAGCAGGGGCGGTGCCGGACGGCGCCGCCCGGGCGCGAAGCTCTCGACTGACCCCCAGAGCGTTGCGGCGCGGGAGCGTCGGCACCGGATCAGCGACCGCTTCCGCGTGCTCCGCAGCCTCGTGCCCGGGGGCAGCAAGATGGACACCGTCTCCATGCTGGAGCAGGCCATCCACTACGTCAAGTTCCTCAAGGCGCAGGTCAGCCTGCACCAGGCCGCGCTCGTGCAGCACGAGGAGGGCTGCGGCGGCGTTGGCCATGGCGAGTTCACCGGCGCCGCTGGCGAGGTGACGGCGATGGAGCTTCCGGCAGCGCAGGCGCTGCAGGAGGTGATGAGCCGCTACTACGCTGCAGCTCATCAGGTGGAAGAGCTTGATCTATGCGCGGGGCAGATGAGCAGTAGTTCTCACGATCTGCCTCCGTTGCCTTCCTGCGTCTTCGACGAGGAGTCTGCGGCCGCGTGCTACTCCGGGTGCAGCCTCCAGGCCGAGGAGATCGCTCACGCTCACGCATCTTATTAG